Genomic window (Acidobacteriaceae bacterium):
CTCTGTCTTCGGCGCCTGTTCATTACCACCCCAGATGGAGCTGTCCACTCTAAGCCGTTCCCCGTCGATATCATCCAGCTTCAAACCAGCCAGTTCGCCTGCCCTGAGTCCCGTCTCCGCAGCGAGCCAATAGAACACCCGGTGTCCTCCTTGGGACGAAGCGATGATTTTGGCGACTTCGGGCAGAGTGAAGGTCCGAGGCTTAGGTTTCCGTCTGCGCGGCAACTTGGGCTTTGGGAGAACCGCGTCCACAAACTTCTGTGCGTGAGCAGCGTCCCAGATACGGCTTACTGTTCCCCACAGGTTACGGATGGTTTTCGGACTCAGGCCCTCTGCCGTGCTGGAAGCGATGAACCGCTGAAGGTCTCCGGCATCAATCAGCCTGATGTCCTTCTCACCGAAAGCTGCCTTGAGCCGCTTTAGGTTGCTCCGTTCGCTCACTTGAGTGGCGGGCTTACAGAGCGACAGGTAATCTCGTTCCCACACCTCCGAGAAGGCCATGAAGGTTGCGGACTTTCGCGCCGTAGCTGGCGACGCGATGGACGAGTTCACTTTGTCAAGGAACGGTTGTAGAAGGCGCTGAGCCTCTCGTTTTGTTGTTGTCGCGCCGTCAGCCTTCTTGACCGGCCCGAGCATGACTTCACGACGTTTGCGGACCTCCACTCCGTGTTCGTTCAGGACGTACTCTGAATATCCGCCCTTCCACAGAGTTTTGGTTTTGTTCTGATACACACTTCCTTTTTGGAATCGTCTACGTTGCACGAGGTCTTCTTTCCGTGCAGTAGAACCAGTCGTGCTCTTGAGTTTAGAGGTTCTGGGAAGCCGCTTACCCAAAAAGTTGCGACGCGGCTTGATGGTCGAACTGAGAACCGGAGGGTTCAACAGTTCAGATGTATTGTTCGAGGTCGCTTCGCAGGCCGAAGCAATCATCGAGATACCTATGGTCCCGAGGCATACGGGGTGCCCACAAAGCGGAGATTATCGCCCCTGTCTTCTCGCTTCGGTTCACGTTCGCAGCCAAGTGCCGCGATAGGCAATCCGATTTGAGGTGAAACCAGCCCCGCCAGAGAGTTGGGGAAGCACAAGCGTACCGTGTACGCGAACGCTGCTGTAGTAAGCCCCAAGGACATTTCGATAGGTCTGAGGTGTCCCCGGCCACTCTCGATGGCTCCACGGCCCTGCAAACGCGGGCAATGGGCATCAAATCACGCCGGAGCATGCAGTTCACCGAAGAACCGAGGCACACCCTTGAGAGCCTTTACCCGTTCCAAGAAAACGTCGGGATTGGGATTCATGAGACGGCGGTAGTCGTATGCGATTCTTCTGGGATTCGCCCACTTCGTGACGTAACGAATTACGCGGAGAATGTGGCGTCCGTCACGCGGTACTAATTTAGCCACGAGGCTCTCGTGAGCTTTCTTCTCGGTAGCACGTTTGGCGTACGCGATACGTCTGGTCTTTGTTACACGTCTGGTCTTCGAGGGGCGTCCCTGCCGTGGGAAGCACGGTACGAGCAGAGGCTTCCGGTGCAGAGCGCATGCCTCCTCCCACATCGCAATCCAATCTTTTTTGGAGATGCGGTATTTGCCCTTGTCTAATGTCTTCGTTACGGCAAGCGTATGCACATGAGCGCAAGGATGCTCTCTGCCGGGCTTGTGAGCAATCTCCAGAACAGAGAATTGCGCGACAACCCGATGCTTCACGCGTGCGTGCTTCAGAAGCCGCCTCATGCCGGTAACGGCTGCGCGGGAAGAGGCATACACGTCAGGGCTATCGGCAGCAGCACCGGTGATAAACCACAGTTGATAGCGGGGATTTTCGGAGAGCAGAGCAGGGAGCTTAGTCAGCAGGTGTTTCCGCTGGCGGTAGACTCTCCGACTGGCGCACTTCATGCAGTACGCGCTATGGCAGTGTTTATATCCGAAGCAGTTGTTGAGGCGAACAGCGTCTTCCATGAAACCGCGCTGCGTAAGAAGTGATTCAATCTCGTGGGATACGCGATTGATGACGGGAATAGAAATAGCCAAGATTTACCCAGTGACCCATAGCAGGGAATGATGTCAACCCGCACCAGTACTGAGCAAAAGCATCGTTATCGGCAGAGGTCTACCGACAAAATGCTCTTACGTTATTACAAGTACTGGTCCTTATTGGGTTGTTATGGTGGCGACCTTCGCCGACATAAAAAAGCGGGGGGAACGTAAAGTGGTAGAACGCTCAACCCGCTGACTGGTGCTCTTGGCAGCTATCCAGTATCTATCTATGCTACAGGAAAGTTGCCGATTTGTCAAGCACAGAATGTCGGTTGTGTCAAGAAGAAACGGCAAAACTCTTTCATATTTCTTTGGGAGTTCAAGTCCCCCTCGAAGTCCTGGGTGTTCTCCCCCACTTCCCCACCTTCAATCTCGACTCGCAAATCGTCTCTCAGACCCTCGTGTTTGCTGGAAATGTGCTGCACGACACCTGTTGCAGTAGGCGCCTCACGAGTTCATCGCAACTGCGGTGCCGCTTCTCTGACTCTGGCCGCGCCATGAGCAGACGAGTGTGAACGGTCGCCGGGCGCCTCCGCCGTGGGGTCAACGGCAGGGTTGGTTAGGGACGTTACCATCCTTTTGTCTCGTGAGTTACAAAGCTCAAAGATGCGCCGAGGATGGGTCGATGGACGGGAAGGTAGTGTTGCATCCTGTGGTGTGAAGTGTTACGTTTCTAACAACGAGCATCGTTAAAGACGTTACACGGGGTTATCGGGACATGAATGGGAAGTTCGTCAGCTACTTGAGGGTTTCGACACAGCGGCAGGGCAAGAGCGGCCTCGGCCTAGAAGCTCAGCGTGAGGCCGTAGCAGGCTTTCTGGACGGCGGCAAGTGGACGCTGGTATCTGAATTGGTTGAAGTCGAGAGCGGCAAGCGTAGCGACCGCCCAGAGCTGGCAAAAGCCCTCTCCCTTTGCCGTCTGCATCGCGCGACCTTGTTGGTCGCGAAGCTCGATAGACTCGCGCGTAACGTCGCGTTCATCTCCACCCTCATGGAGAGCGGCGTCAAGTTCGTTGCGGTGGACCTGCCACAAGCAAACGAGCTCACGGTTCACATCATGGCGGCGATGGCGGAGTACGAAGCCAAAGCCATCAGCGCCCGCACGAAGGCTGCGCTCGCCGCTGCTAAGTCGCGTGGAACAGAGCTAGGCGGTCTACGTTGGGACATCACTCAGGTGGGGCATAAAGGACGCAAAGCAGCTCTGCGGACCCGCCACGAGAACGCGGCCAAATACCGGGCGGATGTGCTGCCTCTCATTCAAGAGAAGCAGCGCCAAGGGTTGGTCACACTGAGAGCGATTGCAGAAGCGTTGAATGCTGAGGGAACACCTGCGCCGCGTGGCGGTCAATGGTCCGCTGTTCAAGTGCAACGCATTCTGAAGTACGCCGCGTAGCTACATGAGACGCGAAGCGTATCGGATACGCTACGAAACAACACTGAGTCAGTCGAGCTATACCCTCTGACGCATTCTCCCACCAGCACAGCAATCTGTAGCCCCTTGCGGGGAGTTCAATGCTTAAAAGGAGTGGTGATAAGATAGCCCCGCAACAAAACCGCTAAGTCGTCGTATGCCCTTGAAGAGTTTAGGTAAGCTCGTCTTCAAATCAGGCAGTCGTGTCTCAATACAACTCGTGGAGGAGTCATCAGTGTCATCTAAAACTCGTCTGTTTCTGTCGCTCTTTTTGTTTGTTGCCTTCGCAATGACTAGTGTCGCCGCCCTCGCTGGAGGTGTACCAGCAAACGCCAAGGTCTATATCGCCCCGATGAACGGCTTTGAGAATTACCTATCGGCTGCGCTTCTGGCGAAGAATGTTCCGGTTACCATTGTGCTTGATAAGTCCCAAGCCGATTACGTGGTGACCGGTAGTTGGAGAGAAACTGACGGCGGTACTAGCGGTAATGGTTCTCTGGTGAGTCCTTTACACAAGCGTACCAACTACAGCGCGAGCATTGCAGTAATCGACCCGAAGTCGAGCGCGGTCGCTTTCTCGTATTCCTCGGAGAAAAGCGGGAGCCACGATTTGTCGAAGCAAGTTGCAGAGGACTGGGCGAACCATCTGGGAAAGGCGATTAGGTCTGCCCGTTGAATCCAGCCCAGACGGATGCTTCCTTCACAGTTTTCTCGGACTGTGGAGGAAGCGTCTAAAGTGCATCCTGTGCTTCTCGCTAGATTAGCTCTGGCCAATATTTTGCAAGTCTTTCTTTGATGCGGGTGAGAATCGAATCCGCCTCTGACAAAGACTTGAGCATTCCTGACGGAACCACTTTGAACGCGTGATGGGCCAACTGCTCTGCGTCCACTTTGATATGCATTTTCACTCTGACCGGGCTTATCGCGGCATCAGCATTACCATCGAGGTCAAACACTGTTATGTAAGCGTTAGTGCTTGAGCTTGAGTTGGGAGCGTCGTCAACCGGCTTAAGTGTGAAAACATTCTCGCTAACGCTCTGCAACTCCGGTGCTCCCAAAAATGGTTGCCAGCTATCCCACACGGCTTCTGGAATGGCGAGGACAGTTCCAGCGGCGGCACCCTGGCCCGCCAGTTGGAATTTGATGAGTATCTGATAGAACGTGCGCTTGAATACATTGGCGATGTTCGGTCCTTCGACACCCTCACACGTCCATCTCATGTTGTTGCGAAGTGCATCCGGAAAATCTCCTCGATGGAGCCTCAGGGCATCGCGCAGATTTTGCACAGCCGCTCGATAGGAACCGTGAAAGTCCATCGTTTGAATTTCGACGATGCCGTACCGCCCTATCTTAAAGTTTCCATCGTCGTTTCGAACTTCGACGAGCGTGACATCGAACGACATTTCTGGCGACTTAGATGTTCCAATGACGGATATTTCACCGCCAAGCTTTGCTTGGAAAAACACGTATCCGGACTTTCCAGAGGGAATAGTTTCCTTGAACTTTTGAAGCTCTGGCGGAACCTGTAGCAAAGTGACGGGCACCGGCTGAACAACATCTGTTTGAGCAAAAATGCGCTCACACGCACTCTTAATCAAGTCACTCGAAATAACACGATACGGACATGCAAGCCAGTCCTGAATCGAACCGTTGCTGCCAGAACTCACGGTGCAAACGCCAAAGGAATTCTCATTTTTGACGCAGGTCGTTGGCTTTTGCAGAGCCTCCGAGAGGAACGGGCACGAACCGAATGATTTGCCCAAGAACTGCGAAACATCCATCTTCACAGATGGATACACACGGTGTCCGAGCCATTCGCTCACATAGTTGCCGGGGGGCAGCTCGTTTTCTGGGGTTACTTTCGCGGTTTTTGGTGGCATGTCAATTTCAAAATAGCAGCGTCACTGAACTTCTTTTGCAACTCGAAGCCGATTGCCTTCCGACCTTCCTCAAGCGCGACTTCGAGCGCCCGGCCGGTACCGGAGAACGGGTCAAGCACGACCCCAGACGGTGGTGAACAGGTCAAAATGCGAGGTCTGATAAGGTCACGCGGGAAGGTTGCCGAATGCCCGTTTTCTCCCGGAGCCACGTTAACCAGCA
Coding sequences:
- a CDS encoding site-specific integrase — protein: MIASACEATSNNTSELLNPPVLSSTIKPRRNFLGKRLPRTSKLKSTTGSTARKEDLVQRRRFQKGSVYQNKTKTLWKGGYSEYVLNEHGVEVRKRREVMLGPVKKADGATTTKREAQRLLQPFLDKVNSSIASPATARKSATFMAFSEVWERDYLSLCKPATQVSERSNLKRLKAAFGEKDIRLIDAGDLQRFIASSTAEGLSPKTIRNLWGTVSRIWDAAHAQKFVDAVLPKPKLPRRRKPKPRTFTLPEVAKIIASSQGGHRVFYWLAAETGLRAGELAGLKLDDIDGERLRVDSSIWGGNEQAPKTENALRTLAISPQLLGLLWEQVMRQKQRGHEYLFSSSTGTPRDMNCFRGRKMKKHLESVGIVKAGFHAFRHFNSGMMLALGVPLTVVKERMGHAAIGIFTVDVYGGQPDWQHNLDAARRIGGEIERAVAKEEQQQTAEADVSLTTVAIPETQTAQEV
- a CDS encoding recombinase family protein, with product MNGKFVSYLRVSTQRQGKSGLGLEAQREAVAGFLDGGKWTLVSELVEVESGKRSDRPELAKALSLCRLHRATLLVAKLDRLARNVAFISTLMESGVKFVAVDLPQANELTVHIMAAMAEYEAKAISARTKAALAAAKSRGTELGGLRWDITQVGHKGRKAALRTRHENAAKYRADVLPLIQEKQRQGLVTLRAIAEALNAEGTPAPRGGQWSAVQVQRILKYAA